The following are encoded together in the Blautia obeum ATCC 29174 genome:
- a CDS encoding chromate transporter, producing the protein MKEEAKGKGDVLRKLFFSCLYLSTFTFGGGYVIVTLMKKKFVDDYQWIDEKEMLDLVAIAQSSPGPIAVNGAIVVGYKLAGILGAMTAILGTIIPPFLIISVISVGYHSFRDSYIISQILEGMQAGVGAVIASVVYEMGVGIVQEKDRISLLIMAGAFAGSCIFNINVVYIIIACGMIGVIRTFLSKKGGEK; encoded by the coding sequence ATGAAAGAAGAAGCTAAGGGCAAAGGAGATGTATTACGAAAGCTGTTTTTTTCATGTTTATATCTCAGCACATTTACATTTGGCGGCGGATATGTAATCGTTACGTTGATGAAAAAGAAATTTGTGGATGATTATCAATGGATCGATGAGAAGGAAATGCTGGATCTGGTTGCAATTGCCCAATCTTCACCAGGGCCGATTGCAGTAAATGGAGCAATTGTTGTTGGCTATAAACTGGCGGGGATTTTGGGGGCTATGACTGCAATCCTGGGAACGATCATTCCGCCGTTTCTGATCATTTCGGTGATATCAGTCGGATATCATTCATTTAGGGACAGCTATATTATCAGTCAGATACTTGAAGGAATGCAGGCAGGTGTTGGAGCGGTGATCGCATCTGTGGTTTATGAAATGGGTGTGGGGATTGTGCAGGAAAAAGACAGGATCTCTTTACTGATCATGGCCGGAGCATTTGCCGGGTCCTGTATATTTAACATCAATGTTGTATATATAATCATTGCCTGTGGAATGATCGGCGTGATCCGAACTTTCCTTTCAAAGAAGGGAGGAGAGAAATGA
- a CDS encoding ABC transporter permease: MTNHSFELAGIRKTETVISKSKKKWYEGKPVVSAVILILIILGCLGAELIMTKDPAYMDLLNYNKAPNAEFLFGTDTMGRDIFSMIWYGGRISILIGGLATVISTFIAVVVGAFSGVAPAWLDEMIMRFTEVFLSIPTLLLIILLQAILGNANILSLSFVIGVTSWTSIAKVVRTEVRQIRNSEYIIAAKCMGAGFFRVLWKHLVPNFFSSIMFMVVMNVRTAMISEATLSFMGIGLPIEVITWGSMLSLSDKALMTGSWWIILIPGLFLIATVLCLTNIGNACREQTNRKESNF; the protein is encoded by the coding sequence ATGACGAATCATTCATTTGAACTGGCAGGAATCAGAAAAACAGAAACTGTAATTTCAAAATCAAAGAAAAAGTGGTACGAAGGTAAACCAGTTGTTTCAGCAGTAATATTGATTCTTATCATCCTGGGCTGTCTGGGAGCAGAACTGATCATGACAAAGGATCCTGCTTATATGGATCTTCTTAATTATAATAAGGCTCCAAATGCGGAGTTCCTTTTTGGAACAGATACCATGGGAAGAGATATCTTTTCCATGATCTGGTATGGGGGAAGAATTTCAATTCTGATCGGTGGCCTGGCCACGGTAATCTCTACGTTTATTGCGGTGGTAGTTGGCGCCTTCAGTGGTGTGGCACCGGCGTGGCTTGATGAAATGATCATGCGATTTACAGAAGTTTTTTTGAGTATACCAACACTGCTTCTGATCATTTTACTGCAGGCTATCCTGGGAAATGCGAACATCCTCAGCCTGTCGTTTGTAATCGGCGTGACCAGCTGGACCAGTATTGCAAAAGTAGTACGTACCGAGGTTCGACAGATTCGAAACAGCGAGTACATCATCGCAGCAAAATGTATGGGAGCAGGGTTCTTCCGTGTTTTGTGGAAGCATCTGGTACCAAACTTCTTCTCATCGATCATGTTTATGGTAGTCATGAATGTAAGAACTGCAATGATCTCTGAGGCTACATTGAGCTTTATGGGAATTGGTCTTCCAATAGAAGTTATCACTTGGGGAAGTATGCTGTCTCTGTCAGATAAAGCACTGATGACAGGATCCTGGTGGATCATCCTGATCCCGGGACTTTTCCTGATCGCAACAGTACTTTGCCTGACAAATATAGGAAATGCCTGCAGAGAGCAGACAAACAGAAAAGAGAGTAATTTCTGA
- a CDS encoding ABC transporter permease has translation MRQKKLVYYGKKCLIFLISVFILSVAVFYVARLAPGDPLISYYGDRTEKMSPEEREWAMEKLGLNEPISVQYVKWVKNAFHGEFGISFKYKQDVLEVIGGRIGNTLLLGGIGFVIMFAGALLLGILCAWYENRLADRILCKLGTISSCIPEFWMALVLILIFSVNLKILPSSGAYSTGKAGDVGDRLIHLIMPLTIVVLEHLWYYAYMIRNKILEEVRADYVLLAKAKGLDKKKLMFRHCVRNVMPAYLSIMAIAVPHVLGGTYVVESVFSYPGIGALSYESARYHDYNLLMLLCMMSGILVIFCNIVSQTINEQIDPRMKDEVITEKSEVVEG, from the coding sequence ATGAGACAAAAAAAGTTAGTCTACTATGGTAAAAAATGTCTGATATTCCTGATTTCAGTATTTATTCTGTCTGTTGCAGTGTTTTATGTAGCACGTCTGGCACCGGGAGATCCTCTGATTTCCTATTATGGTGACCGTACAGAAAAGATGAGCCCGGAAGAACGTGAATGGGCGATGGAAAAACTGGGACTGAACGAGCCAATTTCTGTGCAGTATGTGAAATGGGTAAAAAATGCTTTTCATGGAGAATTTGGTATTTCATTTAAATACAAACAGGATGTATTGGAAGTAATTGGCGGTCGTATTGGCAATACGCTTTTGCTGGGAGGAATCGGATTTGTCATTATGTTCGCGGGAGCATTGCTTCTGGGAATCCTGTGTGCCTGGTACGAAAACCGGCTGGCAGACCGGATTTTATGTAAACTGGGTACGATATCCAGCTGTATCCCGGAATTCTGGATGGCGTTGGTGCTGATCCTTATCTTCTCTGTAAATCTCAAGATCCTGCCAAGCAGTGGCGCATACAGTACCGGAAAGGCAGGAGATGTCGGAGACAGGTTGATTCATCTGATCATGCCTTTGACGATCGTAGTTCTGGAGCATCTGTGGTACTATGCTTACATGATCCGAAATAAGATCCTTGAAGAAGTCCGTGCAGATTACGTGCTTCTGGCTAAGGCCAAGGGATTAGATAAGAAAAAGCTTATGTTCAGACACTGTGTTCGAAACGTAATGCCTGCTTACTTAAGCATCATGGCTATTGCAGTTCCGCATGTACTTGGCGGAACTTATGTTGTAGAAAGTGTATTTTCGTATCCTGGAATAGGAGCTCTGTCTTATGAGAGCGCCAGATACCATGATTACAATCTGCTGATGCTGCTTTGTATGATGTCAGGAATCCTGGTTATTTTCTGTAATATCGTCAGTCAGACTATCAATGAACAGATTGATCCTCGTATGAAGGATGAAGTGATAACCGAGAAATCGGAGGTGGTGGAAGGATGA